atatatttacaatcaaacatacgacttttttaaaattcgatttctcaggaactattccgattttgctctaattttctaatttgacacgtaaaattacattattttaaagatgtaaaaaaattgtttaccttaaagtaaaaaaatttcgattattattaaataaaataataactaaacaaataataaatatttactaaaagttatttttttcattgaattatctttggataaacaacatttataattgtgtgcaaaaatctTTCGTTTCGCTTTTAAAAAGTTCCCGAGTtatagcaaaatacgcaaaaagtaattaTGGGGTCTAAACTTTTGATCGCTCTCCTGACACAACTATAGGGACCAAATTTCAAGAATTACCGGTACCCCCCCTATTTTGTGGattagaaatccgaatccgtcaaaaaaatgtttgttttttttattcagagaaagtacgtttttgtgtcgaATTTcggaacttaaaaaatatcgtttgcgtTAGTTAATTATCATTCATCATCATATCTGGCttgacagcccagggtgggccagtgCCTTCCTTAGAATTCGAATCCAAAGGAAGAACTTTTGACACTTTTGtctacttttgacacttgttcgccagtttttctcctttagagtaaggaaatcagtctcaactaaatccagccatctcagcctgggtctacctcttttcctgttaggggtttgtgtaataggattttctttaaatttgagtcatcattccttctgaaaatgtgagctgcccagttcattcaatttatatttatgaatttcacaatatctagctctctgtagattttatacagttcagtattatatcgtcttctccaggaattatttatttttatcccaccAAGGATGGCCctcaaaacttttctctcaaaaacggcaattttattttcaccagcttGAGTTAGGTTCCAGGTCTTAGAGCCATAGGTAAGTATGCTTAACGCTATACTTAATTATCATTAAGATTCAGTAATAAAACGTGaagattagatcaaaagtaattcatggtagttttatcttttcttaatgtacagagcaaataaaaaatttaagacaataaaaaaatattaataatttttgatctaatgatcagattttcaaattccaGTAGTCAATCTTAACGGCTCgagggagtgacctcaaatatgctaattaattaatatgcgcacgatattttaagttacgaaatcagacacaaaaatgcactttcCCTAActaagcataccttttttcaacaaattcagATTTCTGTCTCCCAAAATAACGGGGGTAACcacaatctagaaaatatggtccccatagtttggttaggagagagatgcaaagtttgaaccccctaatgttaattttatttttcgcttatttcgccatatctcgagaacttcttaaacgaattgaaaaaatctCTGCccaacacaattataaaaaccgtttatccaaatataaatccatgacaaaaataaattttggtaaatatttactatttcttattattttatttagaaatagttgaaaacattttgaattgtaaggtattttctttgcatcattttaaagtatgcaattttacatggcaaaataaaaaatttggggGTCAAATCGGACAAGTAGTTCCAtcctaagaaattgaattttttaaattcgatttttttgaaatttgatttctcagaagctattcaaccgatttcgctctaATTCTGCATttcgccatgtaaaattacattctttataattatgcaaaaaatggTATAccttagatttcaaaattttttcggctattatttaataaattaataaaaataataaatatttacagtaagttattttttgcatacaattatctttagttaaacgaattttataagtgtgttcgaaatttctttaattcgcttaaaaatttctcgaaatatCGCGAAATatccaaaaagtaaaatttacattaaggggtccaaaattTGGAGCGCTCTACTGACAAACTATGGGGTCCAGATTTTGAGTGCCGGAAATCCGAATGCGTCGGAAGGTCACGAGTTCGATCTCTTCGGGCtaaagactcctcgtgtagtaaattgctgactggtgcatgttaaatctgttgggtcacaaagtcctccatgttcccataacaaattttaCCTCTGGGTGTGCTAAATGTGAAATTGATCGTGCCCTGCtttagatcaaaattacgatctgtaggAATGGATGCACGAATGAGTTCATCCTATAAACGGGGTGTGAcgagtgtgtgtgtgtgtgtgacagaagtcatattcttggccttgttgaaaaacaagaaacgcacccccTGCCTTTAATTAGATTGGTTTCACCAAACAGACTTGCTGTTATTGGCAACTAGCATTATAAACAAGAACAAcataaaaacatgttaaatcgctagctcaaattttaattggagatgaatgacaataaaaattcaatcgGTTCCTGATCACTTAATGCAGAATTCATTaccaaattgaatttattgtcACTCCGAATTGTAACCTTTCTTggttagtttaaatttgtttaaagggAAATGTCTTACATAtaagaacatttataaaattgtgaacttatgcaataatttaaatatacagttCCAATAAACTTTACAGCTTATTGgaactgtttatttaaatcaataataaatataactaccgaacttttatgtttttactataaatcgtattaaattgaaatattttctaattttaataaaactgttaaatacTATAATATTCATCTATCTGTAATGCAACTCATTTCAATCTGCAGTGAATTAAACTTAAGTTATATAAATGCCGgctgtatttgtttttttattcattgaagtttaaaagtaaactcATTCATTTTGCGTTTAATAACACGCTAGTTTCTtgcttaaaagataaatttgctcttatattgttattaatgtttcatttaggctaattgataaaaatttaaataaaggattttttaaattttcgtaagtGCAACCCTTTATAAACAGAGccttttctataattttacaatCTTTCTAcagtaatttcttttcaatatttatatatatgtatcgatatttatttcttctttaataaaaaatatatacacaatatttataaacattttgctatttgatattattttcaatgaaaataatatttgcttgaGGAATGCAATAGATCTTGTCGGATACTCATTaacatatgaattatttttcataggaAAAAAAGTCTTTCTACATAATTGAAAACCCAACAAATTGAAAGCAtgaaaattgtaacaaattttagAGGGGGGATGGCAATTCCATcactataaaacatttttgtttaggtttatcaaacaaaaaagaaacataatttgtcgaaatttaaaaatgctttataaaaaagcaaaagcaaaaaaatgtttgtaaaaaaaatttaaaaatataattttttgctgataatttttttttttNtatttgatattattttcaaagaaaataatatttgcttgaGGAATGCAATAGATCTTGTCGGATACTCATTAACATATGAATTACTTTTCATAGGAAAAAAAGTCTTTCTACATAATTTGCTtaacccaaaaaattgaaagcatgaaaattgtaacaaattttagAGGAGGGGGATGGCAATTCCATcactataaaacatttttgtttaggtttatcaaacaaaaaagaaacataatttttcgaaatttagaaatgttttcaatagcaaaataatgtttgcataaaaattgaaaaaaataattttttgttgatatttgatttttttctctttttttttgagaaagaaaaagagaaaaaaagaaacgaaagtaTAGTATAGGCAGtatatagtgctgccatctactgatttcaaactaatattttgaaacaaatttaacttgAAAACATTACACCTTAAAACAATAATCACtactagtataatttttttaaacaaatttaaaagaaatttcacacTGTACTGGAAATGTTGTACTATGATTTCAAAAGTTCTTCTTTAAATAGCTTTTCAAATCTTGCACAACTGAATCGAATATCACTTCACGTTTTTTAGTACCATCCAAATAGTAAACATCAGGGCAATGCTTTTTCACATCTTCTAAATTCGTGAAGTACATAGGCCAAACACATAGTTCAAAATATCCAGGAATATCCGGGGGGTCGTACACACGCGTCACTCTTCGCTTCAAACATTCATCTTTAtttaaagtcaaaaaatattttttattaaaaatgcctcGTAGTTTAGGGtgattaaatattatgtgaCCTTCGACAATGAGTAAAGAATGTGCAGACGGGAGTGGCGAAGCTAATATTTCCTCTAACTGTTCTATCATGGGTTCCCAGTTTACAGATTCTAAACGTTCCCAATTTTTGTGATTGAGTTCTGGAATAACGACATGTTCTGGACTATCATCACTTCGAAAAAATGTATCCTGATTCACAACTACACTTCCAGGGAAAAAAGACAACAATGAATTAGCAAGAGTTGATTTACCGCCATTTGTGCATCCGGATATTCCGACACAAATCCATCTGTTTTCCATATTGATCTGGATGTTGATTTAACAGAAAGATAACTTCCCAGCAAAAGTTAAATGAAGagcatttaaattcttttcaagatAACTAAGTTATCTTCTAAGAAGTAAGGGAATGTAAGCAAATCTATTTACTTACAAGCGCTGTTGAAGGacatatataaattattctcaTATCTATTCCgtttcttcaaattttgcttCCTGAGATTCAATATTTTGTGAGATAATCACGTAAAAAcagttgtaaattattatatttatatatattttaaatccaaaattttaaaaatatattttgtttttataattttaaaaaccaatattcAATGTGCCGAAATAGCTCAGTTGGGAGAGCGTTAGACTGAAGATCTaaaggtccctggttcgatcccgGGTTTCGGCATtaggagatatttttttaccatgctagtattataagtttttagattaaactaataaatagaattcgttccgaatacttttttattaattttatcagacGAAATTTTTAtggattcaaattttaagtcGTTAAAAGTTCCGGGCAATCCTGCatttttttagagataaaaagaaaatagaaaattttaaaaggtaataGACAAGCAAAATCGGTCTTGCcacaaatttttcatgaatttagaaatttaaagctGTGTATTCTTAAtgatattaatagtttaatattttattaatttaaacacttgaaattgtttttagatgaaaaataaaataatattgtgtaatagacttttttttcataggatacagtttaaaaattacttatgcatatttttagcaaatttaaacTGCCCTGGTCAGCAAAATTAAGCTAATCACAAACCCCTCCCATGCTTACGTAAGAAACTTTTGACTTCCTGGCTTCTGCCTCGACTTTTACtgcagtaatttaatttaaatattaaattcaagtgaaaaatataactttgcatgaaaaaatttacattttctaattaaacatagttttataaaatgctaaGTAGAATATTCTTGAGGAATCTTTTGAGTTCAAAACTTTTGACTTCTAAAACTCAAcgaagaacttttttcttttcacaaattaaactttggttccaaaatttgaaatttctatccacgagtaatttttttcgtttcatttttaaatttgcttattaaatgaagttttaaaataagaggATTTTAATATCTTACATAAGCATTTTCTATCCCCCCCCCGTCCTCCTtcatcagcaaaaaaaaaaaaactaatcatacACTCCCTTTTTGCTTACGTAATCTAAATGAAATACCACTATTCTTACATTTCGTTGTTTTTTGCTAATAATATCTACCATTGTTAAATTACAATATACTACACTGTATTAGTATAAAGtcgtaaataagaaatataaatatgaccATCAATAGAAACTtcgaagtttaaaaagaaaacacgcggcaagaaacgtaaaaaaataaatgaatacataGTATCAGGAGCctgtaataatatgttttaacaattttaaaaattaatcaagtgtaaaataaaataattaaacaattgaaaaaaattaaaaacaataaattcgtattaaatacatttaatggaACGGTCATCATAGTGAAAAAGATAATGGCTCAAATGCTGTTTGCAAAATTCATTATTCTCTTTTCTTAGGCTAACACCGATTGATAAACgtacaagggaaaaaaaaaaacaaatttattttgaatgaataggTATTCATGACAATTTCTTTTACGTTTAACAGTAAGGAATAGTGGAGagtctttaaaaatagtaaaagctTTAAGTACTCATAACTGCTTATAAGCCATAGATGACCTTTTAGAAGTACAGTGAAACCTACTaaagctttttctttcttttttctattgtaTATGTGAAAGGTGATTTTGCTTTTATCACAGCTATCAACAGTtctgcattttgaaattttttatttttacaattcaggttattgcaaaatttatactcgattgattaatttttgttttacctgTTAGGTGATTCAATTTgataagagagaaaaataaactcGTCCGTAAAGTTAATACTATTATGACATTTTACATAATGGTTAAAGAAAATCAGatgactaaaataaataactaataaagtttATGTTAGTAAGGAAGGGATTTTTACAAAGGAAAATggcggaaaaaaaattgttatctgGAATCACAatttttgcgaaaaataaagaaataaatataaacggATAAAAAAGATCGTTGTTAACTTTTGTTAAGaagactttatattttttaataaatttaaaaagagtttaaatttatattccgGAAACCTCCGGCCTTGTTCTGTTTTTAGAAGATTTCGACGCGTAGGCTGCTTCTGGGGCTGAGAAAATTGCATAGCCCCTGTCGTGGTTTTTCGCGCGGAGTGGGTCGTGACGTCACTATGTAGAGGTACTGCTCTGCAGGAATGTGAAGACTTGCCAAACTATAcgtgtgtttatttatttcgtagtattctgttaataattttataagaaactgtatttttcatttgaaattgttttaataaaaaccacGCAGAAATAAAATCATACAATTATTACTTTTCGGTGAAACACGCTTGTATCCATGGGCGTCATTGTCGGGTGGGGGGAACGGTACTTATATGTCCCCCTCAATGATTCGAAATCTCTTGAAGTTCACCTCAATGTTTCAgacaaataaactaaattatcacgaaccattattgatttaaattcgtcaaagttaaaaacaagaaagatataaaaataatgcagataTAAGAAAACATTCAAGAACTAGGGTGaatgtgtatttaaatttcttccacCCTCAGAAAATTGGACTCCTGTAACGTCAATGTTTGTATGCATCGTAGATATTTAATTTCCgctcttttattatttgctaaCCATGCATTTACGAAAGAAATAAGtgtatttcacttttaaattttactgagcATTCGTAAAATTTACGTGAAACTAAAATGTCGAATTATAGCAAAAATGATtacccaaaaaaatttaaaattttacgtaaatAAATTCGCTTTATTTACGAATATTTTACCAACCACTTTTTACTAGGtaaaaatgagtattttatttttacatatttacgtCAACAATACATCCAAATGTACGTAAATTGAAACGTCgcattacaacaaaaaatagttattcaaaaaacaaatatttacgtAACATTTTgggtaaacaaattattttattttaggaatattttacCAACCACTCTTTACTAGGTAAGAATGAACtcgttatttttacatataatttacGTCAAAATGTAGACAAGTgtacaaatgtaaaattatagaaaaaaatggcaatccaaaagaagaaaaaaaataaaaaatttgcgtGAATAAATTCGAAccgaaatttaaatagtaaatttactttgtcaataattaaatacacagaatcatttttactaaatcGTAAATATTCTTCCGTCAATCTtttcgtaaaagaaaaaaaaaataagacagcAATCTTACAAAAGAGTAGTTGGTAAAATCCATTAcgtaaataattatgtaaaatataccAAAGCTTTTTTACCTCTCAAAGGTAATATCATTACGTCAATATTaggtaaaattatgtataaaacgTATTGATTTTACCAATTtcccaaaatttaatttacgtaTCACgctaaaagagaattttaaaattttagagcgTTCATGAAGAGCagatattatctttaattttaacgaTCATTgtcatgaaagaaattttaattattgttttaattagtaGCGAAGGGGGTTCCTGAGGCGATTCGCTACTTCGGGTATTTCCCAAAGGCAGCTAAGCAGCGCCTGATTTAGAAATGTGAGGGTTCTATGCACAGAACTATCAGGcccataacttttaaaaaatgtactttttttgtgtgtatgAAGTGcccttaaattatttataacatgaGTAAATGATATAATAGTAAATttgagcttttattttttacaatttttgtttaactcATAATTCTAATGGGTAATTCTCaaggaaaaagtttaaaaaaaaaaattataacaataatggGCTCCTAGAAATTAGGCCTAGGCCTCCCAGGCCTTATAATAAATCAGGCACAGGCTCAGTTACTAATACACTACTTTCACATTACTTTCCCCATTCCGTTtctaatcttcaaaaaaaaaaaatttaaaaaataaaggatgtCAACATTGTTATggtcaatttcttttttcaaatatttttgtttaaaaaaaatttatttatttacttatcatATGTAATCAGGGAACGCCTAGATCATTCATTCTCattcaatttacaaaacaattttagagCTTATGCATCCTTTTGTAACTTGCGTGACACAGCTGACccatttttaagtttacaactattaatgtttaactccgtagctttggaatttttatcccaacccagaagacaggAGAACTCTTGCACAAAACATTGAGACATATTAGCCTTCATGAAAGATATAGAACTAACTCGTACTTTTGTTTAATGGAGAAAAACCTCTTTCGGCTAGCCCgacagcaaggggattctaacttATGATCTATCCATCAAGGAAGATATTTTACGCCAAAACTGTTGTCGGAGCAGAATATGTAGCTGGATCAACCTGGGTCATCTTATTGATAGGCGAGCGATCTATAACCTTTAGCCACCGCGTCTCCCGATTGTAAATCATTGATGTAATTTCCTTTACACGTTacaataaaagctaaaaaaggTACTTATCGTTATGGGTcagaaattcttaaattttataaggacTGGGAAGCCAAGATAGCCAACATATAGGAATAACGCTAGATTCAGGTTAACGCAGGTCACCTAACAATTTTCACATAGGTGTATCAAACACTGCATTATCGCGGTTTTTGATGATaacaatacatatttaattcGGAAATATCGTGGTAATATTTAACAACTACAATTCTCGAATAGGACGATATCGTGATCATAATCGAAAATATAACATCGCAAATATTAAACTATAGTTATTGAATACGATATTATTGTGAgtcttaatataatatttatttgggaaacaaaaatatagatttttgtaaaaacaattaaaaattagttgaatCGAAAAACTTTtgcgatatatttttaaacatcgaTATTTTTTGACAATGCATCGCGATACTTAAATTCTTGACTTATCGAATGGAGAAATGATGTTCCAGCCGCCCACAACTCAGAAAAGAAATTACGGATTACGTATTTTtccgattacgtatttttccgatatttattgttttaatttattagttttagtgATCTTCTTAAATATTACATTGACGTTTTCCTAAATGAGAAGTAGAAATTTATCGAaactgaattcatttttttttggaaaattgctatttaacaaaataattttggttaatgtAAAAATTCGTAATAtcggtaaaatgaattttcgttGTTGCGTTGGACCCCTTGAATTCGCTAAAACAGGATTAGACTGTATTTCATTCACAACCATTCATAATAGCACAATTTATAGCCTTGTGTTTTGATTAGAATTTATAGAGAATTCTCAGttctttttttgggggggggcgAGGTTGAACGTCAAAGCAATATGAGGAACACTT
Above is a window of Parasteatoda tepidariorum isolate YZ-2023 chromosome 5, CAS_Ptep_4.0, whole genome shotgun sequence DNA encoding:
- the LOC107436569 gene encoding nicotinamide riboside kinase 1; its protein translation is MENRWICVGISGCTNGGKSTLANSLLSFFPGSVVVNQDTFFRSDDSPEHVVIPELNHKNWERLESVNWEPMIEQLEEILASPLPSAHSLLIVEGHIIFNHPKLRGIFNKKYFLTLNKDECLKRRVTRVYDPPDIPGYFELCVWPMYFTNLEDVKKHCPDVYYLDGTKKREVIFDSVVQDLKSYLKKNF